The Phyllopteryx taeniolatus isolate TA_2022b chromosome 17, UOR_Ptae_1.2, whole genome shotgun sequence genome window below encodes:
- the LOC133467367 gene encoding roundabout homolog 2-like isoform X2, with amino-acid sequence MGPIQYLFLCGLLCTRMSNGSRLRQEDSPPRIVEHPSDLIVSKGEPATLNCKAEGRPAPTVEWYKDGERVETDRDNPRSHRMLLPRGSLFFLRIVHGRRSKPDDGSYVCVARNYLGEAVSRNASLEVALLRDDFRQNPQDAVVAVGETAALECQPPRGHPEPSTYWRKDKARLDLKDERISVRGGKLSISNTQKSDVGIYVCMATNMVGERESEKAQLSVFERPVFVQRPVNQVVLVDESVEFRCQVHGDPPPTLRWKKEDLDIPRGRYDIRYEKEDLLLRIKKATVSDQGTFTCQAENRVGKVEASAYLTIREAPQFVVRPRDQIVAQGRTATFPCETRGKPQPTVFWQRDGSQDLLFPSQPTQGDGRVSVSVNGELTISSVQRSDAGYYICQALTVAGSILAKAQLEVADALKDRPPPIIRQGPYNQTQALGGVTILRCQASGDPQPTITWRKNGISLLGKDPRFSLLEHGSLQIQSAKLSDSGLYTCVATSSSGETSWSAYLDITDSTDPTDFMSSNLTALPGPPSKPEVTDVTKSSISLSWEPGPEAGSPVSSYVIEAFGQSVSNSWQTVADHVKTTEFTVSDLRPNTVYLFIIRAVNDQGLGDPSPMSEPVRTQDISPTAQGVDHRHVQKELGDVVVSMHNPVVLSSTSVQVTWTVDNPSRFIQGYRVLYRQTSGLPSPGPWQIQDLKVSSQRELTLLALKKGIVYEIKVRPYFNEFQGADSESMTARTLEEAPSAPPQQVTVLTVGSNNSTSISVSWDPPPSDQQNGIIQEYKIWCLANETQSHVNKSVDATIRSVVVGGLQGGVQYRVEVAASTSAGVGVKSTPQLITLGAEQRDVMTGSEGNNSISDVVKQPAFIAGLGGACWIVLMGFSAWLYWRRKKRKGLSNYAVQSFTFTRAVTFQRDRGLIRNGSRPGLLKAGDPGLPWLADSWPSTSLPADGGLGSPKGSGNFGRGDVLPSAAVEKTGTMLSDGAIYSSIDFMGKAAYSSPVQDSEPTPYATTQILQSNSFHELAVDRPDPRWKASLQAQQEIANLGYSLTDRRPVTGAKVGKKKKVKGGTKTPKSNGTCWANMPLPPPPMHPLPGTEVDLDHYPQESHRGGYDNSSWAPPLSLPSYRHQSLDNEVEEEKGPTPPLRGRASSPAAAAAAAVYNQPSSSSLSSAHHEEMQSILQAHLDELTRAYQYEVAKQAWHMKSNSNMSNAANPPMDFMSSTLGSDLGDTRLSEDEEEERYAMVSKNLCGFNYTPGHTVDNIEVSGKGTQLCRSDSCGTTDGGPQNTHSLGHKRVQLTGLKSQTNKVGTLPRRNNVNTEAKGLHSTGSRMNSSWASAASDPSEECMVTVSTLERQHMGSWGDASTSNRATLSRTSHKRPAADASHNGHLLTNSKEKKDH; translated from the exons TGTTACGAGATGACTTCAGACAGAACCCGCAGGATGCGGTGGTGGCGGTCGGCGAGACGGCCGCTCTGGAGTGTCAGCCTCCACGTGGGCATCCGGAGCCCAGCACCTACTGGAGGAAAGACAAGGCTCGTCTTGATCTCAAAGATGAAAGGATCTCA GTTCGTGGAGGAAAACTGAGCATTTCCAACACACAAAAGAGTGATGTAGGGATTTATGTTTGCATGGCCACCAACATGGtcggggagagagagagtgaaaaggcTCAACTTTCCGTCTTTG AGAGACCAGTGTTTGTGCAGCGGCCTGTGAACCAGGTGGTCTTAGTGGATGAGAGCGTGGAGTTCAGGTGTCAGGTCCACGGTGACCCGCCTCCCACCTTGCGCTGGAAAAAGGAGGACCTGGATATTCCCCGTGGCAG GTATGACATCAGATATGAAAAAGAGGATCTTTTGCTGAGGATAAAGAAAGCCACCGTGAGCGATCAGGGGACCTTCACCTGCCAAGCCGAGAACCGTGTGGGCAAAGTGGAGGCCTCCGCTTACCTGACGATCAGAG AGGCGCCCCAGTTTGTGGTGCGACCCCGTGACCAGATTGTGGCTCAAGGACGAACGGCGACCTTCCCCTGTGAGACCAGAGGAAAACCTCAACCCACTGTGTTCTGGCAACGAGATGGCAGCCAG GACCTTCTGTTTCCCAGCCAGCCGACGCAGGGCGACGGTCGTGTGTCTGTGTCCGTGAACGGAGAGTTGACCATTTCATCAGTGCAGCGTTCAGACGCGGGCTATTATATCTGCCAGGCTCTCACTGTAGCGGGCAGCATCTTGGCCAAAGCccagctggaggtggcagacg CCCTGAAGGACCGCCCGCCGCCAATCATCCGTCAGGGGCCCTACAACCAAACACAGGCATTAGGGGGCGTGACCATACTCAGGTGCCAGGCTTCGGGGGACCCTCAGCCCACAATTACCTGGCGAAAGAACGGAATCAGTCTGCTGGGAAAAGACCCGCGGTTTTCCCTGCTGGAACACGGCAGCCTTCAAATACAGAGTGCCAAG ctATCTGATTCTGGATTGTACACGTGTGTGGCTACCAGCTCCAGTGGAGAAACATCATGGAGCGCTTACTTGGATATCACAG ATTCCACTGACCCCACTGACTTCATGTCTAGCAACCTGACAGCCCTGCCGGGGCCGCCCTCCAAGCCAGAGGTCACCGATGTCACCAAAAGCAGCATCTCGTTGTCATGGGAACCGGGGCCAGAGGCTGGCTCCCCGGTGTCCTCCTATGTCATTGAGGCCTTTGG TCAGTCAGTAAGTAACAGCTGGCAGACGGTGGCAGACCATGTGAAGACCACAGAGTTCACCGTCAGTGACCTACGGCCGAATACTGTCTACCTGTTCATTATCAGGGCAGTCAATGATCAGGGGCTAGGAGACCCCAGCCCCATGTCTGAGCCTGTGCGGACACAAG ATATCAGTCCCACTGCTCAGGGAGTGGACCATCGTCATGTACAAAAGGAGTTAGGGGATGTAGTGGTGAGCATGCACAACCCCGTAGTCCTCAGCTCCACTTCGGTACAAGTCACATGGACC GTGGACAATCCATCCCGATTTATTCAAGGCTACCGTGTTCTGTACCGGCAGACATCAGGGCTGCCCTCTCCAGGACCGTGGCAGATACAGGACTTAAAAGTCTCCTCACAGAGGGAGTTGACTCTTTTGGCTCTGAAGAAAGGAATTGTCTATGAGATTAAAGTGCGACCATACTTTAATGAGTTTCAGGGCGCAGACAGTGAATCCATGACAGCGCGGACTTTGGAAGAAG CACCCAGTGCACCCCCGCAGCAAGTGACCGTGTTGACTGTCGGAAGCAACAATAGCACCTCCATCAGCGTGTCGTGGGACCCTCCACCCTCTGACCAACAGAACGGGATCATCCAGGAATACAAG ATCTGGTGTTTGGCTAACGAAACCCAGTCCCATGTCAATAAGTCTGTGGATGCAACCATCCGTTCAGTGGTTGTCGGGGGTCTGCAGGGTGGAGTGCAGTACCGTGTGGAGGTAGCTGCAAGCACCAGCGCTGGGGTGGGGGTCAAGAGCACACCCCAGCTCATCACTTTGG GTGCAGAACAGAGGGACGTAATGACAGGATCGGAGGGCAACAATAGTATCTCCGATGTGGTGAAACAGCCGGCCTTCATCGCAGGTTTGGGCGGAGCCTGTTGGATTGTGCTCATGGGCTTCAGTGCCTGGCTGTACTGGAGGAGGAAAAAGCGGAAAGGACTCAGCAACTATGCAG TGCAATCCTTCACGTTTACCCGCGCAG TCACATTCCAAAGAGACAGAGGTCTGATCAGAAATGGAAG CCGTCCAGGCCTGTTGAAAGCGGGTGACCCTGGCTTACCCTGGCTGGCAGACTCGTGGCCCTCCACAAGCCTTCCAGCAGACGGAGGATTGGGGAGTCCGAAAGGCAGCGGTAACTTTGGCCGAGGAG ATGTATTACCGTCTGCGGCGGTGGAGAAGACGGGCACCATGCTGTCGGACGGGGCCATCTACAGCAGTATTGACTTCATGGGGAAGGCCGCTTACAGCAGCCCAGTGCAAGATAGCGAGCCCACCCCCTACGCCACCACCCAGATACTCCAGTCTAACAGCTTCCACGAGTTGGCTGTAGACAGACCAGATCCCCGCTGGAAGGCTTCTCTGCAGGCCCAGCAGGAAATAGCCAACCTGGGCTACTCGCTAACTGATAGACGCCCTGTCACTG GTGCTAAGGTAGGGAAGAAAAAGAAGGTGAAGGGTGGAACAAAGACCCCTAAATCAAATGGGACATGTTGGGCTAACATGCCCCTGCCTCCACCACCCATGCACCCTCTGCCTGGTACTGAGGTTGACCTTGACCATTACCCCCAGGAAAGCCACAGAGGAGG ATATGACAACAGCAGTTGGGCCCCACCTCTCTCGCTCCCGTCCTACCGCCACCAGAGTTTGGACAATGAAGTTGAGGAGGAGAAGGGACCCACTCCCCCTCTAAGAGGAAGAGCCTCCTCGCCggcggcagcagcagcggcggccGTTTACAACCAGCCGTCATCATCATCCCTCAGCTCGGCACACCATGAGGAAATGCAGTCTATTTTGCAGGCCCATTTGGATGAGCTGACCAGAGCTTACCAGTATGAAGTCGCCAAGCAAGCGTG GCACATGAAGAGCAATTCAAACATGTCCAACGCCGCCAACCCTCCGATGGACTTTATGTCTTCAACGCTGGGCTCGGATTTGGGAGACACCCGCCTCTctgaagatgaggaggaagaaagaTACGCTATGGTGTCAAAGAATTTGTGCGGCTTCAATTATACTCCTGGACACACTGTGGATAACATTGAGGTCTCAG GTAAAGGCACCCAGTTGTGTCGTTCAGACAGCTGCGGCACAACAGATGGTGGTCCGCAGAACACACACAGCCTTGGTCACAAGAGGGTGCAACTAACTGGCCTCAAATCCCAGACAAACAAGGTGGGGACACTGCCCAGACGAAACAACGTCAACACAGAAG CAAAGGGCCTTCACAGCACCGGTTCCCGCATGAACAGCTCATGGGCGAGTGCAGCCTCAGACCCCTCAGAGGAGTGCATGGTGACCGTTTCCACGCTAGAGCGGCAACATATGGGTTCCTGGGGCGACGCCTCAACATCCAACAGGGCCACGCTGAGCCGGACTTCCCACAAGAGACCTGCCGCCGACGCCTCCCACAACGGGCATCTTCTCACAAAcagcaaagagaaaaaggatCACT AG
- the LOC133467367 gene encoding roundabout homolog 2-like isoform X1: MGPIQYLFLCGLLCTRMSNGSRLRQEDSPPRIVEHPSDLIVSKGEPATLNCKAEGRPAPTVEWYKDGERVETDRDNPRSHRMLLPRGSLFFLRIVHGRRSKPDDGSYVCVARNYLGEAVSRNASLEVALLRDDFRQNPQDAVVAVGETAALECQPPRGHPEPSTYWRKDKARLDLKDERISVRGGKLSISNTQKSDVGIYVCMATNMVGERESEKAQLSVFERPVFVQRPVNQVVLVDESVEFRCQVHGDPPPTLRWKKEDLDIPRGRYDIRYEKEDLLLRIKKATVSDQGTFTCQAENRVGKVEASAYLTIRVRPVEAPQFVVRPRDQIVAQGRTATFPCETRGKPQPTVFWQRDGSQDLLFPSQPTQGDGRVSVSVNGELTISSVQRSDAGYYICQALTVAGSILAKAQLEVADALKDRPPPIIRQGPYNQTQALGGVTILRCQASGDPQPTITWRKNGISLLGKDPRFSLLEHGSLQIQSAKLSDSGLYTCVATSSSGETSWSAYLDITDSTDPTDFMSSNLTALPGPPSKPEVTDVTKSSISLSWEPGPEAGSPVSSYVIEAFGQSVSNSWQTVADHVKTTEFTVSDLRPNTVYLFIIRAVNDQGLGDPSPMSEPVRTQDISPTAQGVDHRHVQKELGDVVVSMHNPVVLSSTSVQVTWTVDNPSRFIQGYRVLYRQTSGLPSPGPWQIQDLKVSSQRELTLLALKKGIVYEIKVRPYFNEFQGADSESMTARTLEEAPSAPPQQVTVLTVGSNNSTSISVSWDPPPSDQQNGIIQEYKIWCLANETQSHVNKSVDATIRSVVVGGLQGGVQYRVEVAASTSAGVGVKSTPQLITLGAEQRDVMTGSEGNNSISDVVKQPAFIAGLGGACWIVLMGFSAWLYWRRKKRKGLSNYAVQSFTFTRAVTFQRDRGLIRNGSRPGLLKAGDPGLPWLADSWPSTSLPADGGLGSPKGSGNFGRGDVLPSAAVEKTGTMLSDGAIYSSIDFMGKAAYSSPVQDSEPTPYATTQILQSNSFHELAVDRPDPRWKASLQAQQEIANLGYSLTDRRPVTGAKVGKKKKVKGGTKTPKSNGTCWANMPLPPPPMHPLPGTEVDLDHYPQESHRGGYDNSSWAPPLSLPSYRHQSLDNEVEEEKGPTPPLRGRASSPAAAAAAAVYNQPSSSSLSSAHHEEMQSILQAHLDELTRAYQYEVAKQAWHMKSNSNMSNAANPPMDFMSSTLGSDLGDTRLSEDEEEERYAMVSKNLCGFNYTPGHTVDNIEVSGKGTQLCRSDSCGTTDGGPQNTHSLGHKRVQLTGLKSQTNKVGTLPRRNNVNTEAKGLHSTGSRMNSSWASAASDPSEECMVTVSTLERQHMGSWGDASTSNRATLSRTSHKRPAADASHNGHLLTNSKEKKDH, translated from the exons TGTTACGAGATGACTTCAGACAGAACCCGCAGGATGCGGTGGTGGCGGTCGGCGAGACGGCCGCTCTGGAGTGTCAGCCTCCACGTGGGCATCCGGAGCCCAGCACCTACTGGAGGAAAGACAAGGCTCGTCTTGATCTCAAAGATGAAAGGATCTCA GTTCGTGGAGGAAAACTGAGCATTTCCAACACACAAAAGAGTGATGTAGGGATTTATGTTTGCATGGCCACCAACATGGtcggggagagagagagtgaaaaggcTCAACTTTCCGTCTTTG AGAGACCAGTGTTTGTGCAGCGGCCTGTGAACCAGGTGGTCTTAGTGGATGAGAGCGTGGAGTTCAGGTGTCAGGTCCACGGTGACCCGCCTCCCACCTTGCGCTGGAAAAAGGAGGACCTGGATATTCCCCGTGGCAG GTATGACATCAGATATGAAAAAGAGGATCTTTTGCTGAGGATAAAGAAAGCCACCGTGAGCGATCAGGGGACCTTCACCTGCCAAGCCGAGAACCGTGTGGGCAAAGTGGAGGCCTCCGCTTACCTGACGATCAGAG TTCGCCCTGTTG AGGCGCCCCAGTTTGTGGTGCGACCCCGTGACCAGATTGTGGCTCAAGGACGAACGGCGACCTTCCCCTGTGAGACCAGAGGAAAACCTCAACCCACTGTGTTCTGGCAACGAGATGGCAGCCAG GACCTTCTGTTTCCCAGCCAGCCGACGCAGGGCGACGGTCGTGTGTCTGTGTCCGTGAACGGAGAGTTGACCATTTCATCAGTGCAGCGTTCAGACGCGGGCTATTATATCTGCCAGGCTCTCACTGTAGCGGGCAGCATCTTGGCCAAAGCccagctggaggtggcagacg CCCTGAAGGACCGCCCGCCGCCAATCATCCGTCAGGGGCCCTACAACCAAACACAGGCATTAGGGGGCGTGACCATACTCAGGTGCCAGGCTTCGGGGGACCCTCAGCCCACAATTACCTGGCGAAAGAACGGAATCAGTCTGCTGGGAAAAGACCCGCGGTTTTCCCTGCTGGAACACGGCAGCCTTCAAATACAGAGTGCCAAG ctATCTGATTCTGGATTGTACACGTGTGTGGCTACCAGCTCCAGTGGAGAAACATCATGGAGCGCTTACTTGGATATCACAG ATTCCACTGACCCCACTGACTTCATGTCTAGCAACCTGACAGCCCTGCCGGGGCCGCCCTCCAAGCCAGAGGTCACCGATGTCACCAAAAGCAGCATCTCGTTGTCATGGGAACCGGGGCCAGAGGCTGGCTCCCCGGTGTCCTCCTATGTCATTGAGGCCTTTGG TCAGTCAGTAAGTAACAGCTGGCAGACGGTGGCAGACCATGTGAAGACCACAGAGTTCACCGTCAGTGACCTACGGCCGAATACTGTCTACCTGTTCATTATCAGGGCAGTCAATGATCAGGGGCTAGGAGACCCCAGCCCCATGTCTGAGCCTGTGCGGACACAAG ATATCAGTCCCACTGCTCAGGGAGTGGACCATCGTCATGTACAAAAGGAGTTAGGGGATGTAGTGGTGAGCATGCACAACCCCGTAGTCCTCAGCTCCACTTCGGTACAAGTCACATGGACC GTGGACAATCCATCCCGATTTATTCAAGGCTACCGTGTTCTGTACCGGCAGACATCAGGGCTGCCCTCTCCAGGACCGTGGCAGATACAGGACTTAAAAGTCTCCTCACAGAGGGAGTTGACTCTTTTGGCTCTGAAGAAAGGAATTGTCTATGAGATTAAAGTGCGACCATACTTTAATGAGTTTCAGGGCGCAGACAGTGAATCCATGACAGCGCGGACTTTGGAAGAAG CACCCAGTGCACCCCCGCAGCAAGTGACCGTGTTGACTGTCGGAAGCAACAATAGCACCTCCATCAGCGTGTCGTGGGACCCTCCACCCTCTGACCAACAGAACGGGATCATCCAGGAATACAAG ATCTGGTGTTTGGCTAACGAAACCCAGTCCCATGTCAATAAGTCTGTGGATGCAACCATCCGTTCAGTGGTTGTCGGGGGTCTGCAGGGTGGAGTGCAGTACCGTGTGGAGGTAGCTGCAAGCACCAGCGCTGGGGTGGGGGTCAAGAGCACACCCCAGCTCATCACTTTGG GTGCAGAACAGAGGGACGTAATGACAGGATCGGAGGGCAACAATAGTATCTCCGATGTGGTGAAACAGCCGGCCTTCATCGCAGGTTTGGGCGGAGCCTGTTGGATTGTGCTCATGGGCTTCAGTGCCTGGCTGTACTGGAGGAGGAAAAAGCGGAAAGGACTCAGCAACTATGCAG TGCAATCCTTCACGTTTACCCGCGCAG TCACATTCCAAAGAGACAGAGGTCTGATCAGAAATGGAAG CCGTCCAGGCCTGTTGAAAGCGGGTGACCCTGGCTTACCCTGGCTGGCAGACTCGTGGCCCTCCACAAGCCTTCCAGCAGACGGAGGATTGGGGAGTCCGAAAGGCAGCGGTAACTTTGGCCGAGGAG ATGTATTACCGTCTGCGGCGGTGGAGAAGACGGGCACCATGCTGTCGGACGGGGCCATCTACAGCAGTATTGACTTCATGGGGAAGGCCGCTTACAGCAGCCCAGTGCAAGATAGCGAGCCCACCCCCTACGCCACCACCCAGATACTCCAGTCTAACAGCTTCCACGAGTTGGCTGTAGACAGACCAGATCCCCGCTGGAAGGCTTCTCTGCAGGCCCAGCAGGAAATAGCCAACCTGGGCTACTCGCTAACTGATAGACGCCCTGTCACTG GTGCTAAGGTAGGGAAGAAAAAGAAGGTGAAGGGTGGAACAAAGACCCCTAAATCAAATGGGACATGTTGGGCTAACATGCCCCTGCCTCCACCACCCATGCACCCTCTGCCTGGTACTGAGGTTGACCTTGACCATTACCCCCAGGAAAGCCACAGAGGAGG ATATGACAACAGCAGTTGGGCCCCACCTCTCTCGCTCCCGTCCTACCGCCACCAGAGTTTGGACAATGAAGTTGAGGAGGAGAAGGGACCCACTCCCCCTCTAAGAGGAAGAGCCTCCTCGCCggcggcagcagcagcggcggccGTTTACAACCAGCCGTCATCATCATCCCTCAGCTCGGCACACCATGAGGAAATGCAGTCTATTTTGCAGGCCCATTTGGATGAGCTGACCAGAGCTTACCAGTATGAAGTCGCCAAGCAAGCGTG GCACATGAAGAGCAATTCAAACATGTCCAACGCCGCCAACCCTCCGATGGACTTTATGTCTTCAACGCTGGGCTCGGATTTGGGAGACACCCGCCTCTctgaagatgaggaggaagaaagaTACGCTATGGTGTCAAAGAATTTGTGCGGCTTCAATTATACTCCTGGACACACTGTGGATAACATTGAGGTCTCAG GTAAAGGCACCCAGTTGTGTCGTTCAGACAGCTGCGGCACAACAGATGGTGGTCCGCAGAACACACACAGCCTTGGTCACAAGAGGGTGCAACTAACTGGCCTCAAATCCCAGACAAACAAGGTGGGGACACTGCCCAGACGAAACAACGTCAACACAGAAG CAAAGGGCCTTCACAGCACCGGTTCCCGCATGAACAGCTCATGGGCGAGTGCAGCCTCAGACCCCTCAGAGGAGTGCATGGTGACCGTTTCCACGCTAGAGCGGCAACATATGGGTTCCTGGGGCGACGCCTCAACATCCAACAGGGCCACGCTGAGCCGGACTTCCCACAAGAGACCTGCCGCCGACGCCTCCCACAACGGGCATCTTCTCACAAAcagcaaagagaaaaaggatCACT AG